Sequence from the Clostridium butyricum genome:
TTCGCCAATAAGAAGATATCCTGATTTACAAATTCACAGAATAATTAAAGAATATCTTCATGGAAAAATAGATGAAAAGAGAGAAAATAAATTAAAGAATATTGTTGGTCACTCAGCAAAACAGTCATCAGAAATGGAAAGAAAAGCTCAAGATGCAGAAAGAGAAGTTGATGATTTAAAGAAAGCTGAATATATGCAGGATAGAATTGGAGAAGAATTTGAAGGTGTTATTTCTTCTGTAACATCATTTGGAGTCTTTGTGGAACTTCCAAGTACAATAGAAGGTTTAGTTCATATTACAGATTTAGATGATGATTACTATATTTATGAAGAAGATCATTTAAGATTAATCGGTGAGAGAACTAAGAAAATCTATAAACTTGGAGATAAAGTACTTGTAGAGTGTGTTCATGTTGATATGCCAAATAAAGAAATATTCTTTAAGATTATTGAAGAACCAAATGAAGAAGAAGTTTCAGTAGAAGAACCTAAAAATAATGAGAGCGAAATTGAAATTAAATGAAAGAGAATGGTTTATGATAGAAAATCTTTAAGAAGCAAAAAATAGTCATAAATAATGATATGAATAATATTAAGTGAATCTCAAAGTAGGTTCACTTGATATTTATATACAGATAAATATTTAAAAGTATTATAATATTAATTTTTTTAGGAAAAGTGCAGCATTGATTTAAATTAATGAGTATAATATAATTTAAATTAGAAAATATGACCATAGTAGGTGATTAGAATGGTAAGAAAAAAGAATCAAAATTCTTTAGCGGAAAATAGAAAAGCAAGACATGATTATTTTGTAGAAGAAGCAATGGAAGCAGGATTAGTATTAGTTGGAACAGAAGTTAAGTCTATAAGAAAAGGACGAGTTAACTTGAAAGACTGTTATGCAGATATATATAATGGTGAGATTTATATAAAAAATATGCATATTTCACCATACGAACAGGGAAATATATTCAATGTTGATCCGTTAAGAGAAAGAAAGCTTCTTCTCCATAAAGATGAAATAAGAAGATTGGATGGATTAGTTTCAAGAGACGGATATACATTAATTCCATTATCATTATATCTAAAAGAAGGAAAAGTAAAAGTGGCTCTTGGTGTCTGCAAAGGTAAGAAAAATTATGATAAAAGAGATGCCATGATTGAAAAAGCTCAAAAAAGAGATATTGATAGAGCTATGAAAGAAAGAAGCAGATATTAGAATTAAGATTCACTTATATACTATAAAGTATAAAAGTGAATTTTTTTCATAAAGTGTTGACAACTTAAAAATTTAGGCTTATAATTCATAGCATAAACTAAATTAAATAATTTGATGTCTTATCAAGAGTGGCGGAGGGACTGGCCCTGTGAAGCCCAGCAACCGACGGATTGGTTCATTTACCAATGGAGTACGGTGCTAATTCCTGCAGCTTTTTTTTAGAAGCTGGTAGATGAGAGGGTAAATCACGTAGTGTTTTCGTGCGCTAGAGTTTTATTCTCTAGCGCTTTTTTGTTTAGTTATCGCGATTACTAAAACAAATTTTAAAAGGAGGAAGAGAATTTTGCTAAATATTAAGAAAACAACAGAAGATGAAGTATTATTAAAAGAATCTGCTGTGTCAGCATATGCGGAAGCAGCCGTTGAAATAAAAAATGTAGTAAAAAGTTTTGGAAATGTACAGGTTATAAAAGATGTGTCATTTACTATAAATCAAGGGGAGATTTATGGAATAATAGGACACAGTGGTGCAGGTAAATCTACGTTACTTAGATGTATAAATGGGCTTGAATCTTATAATGGAGGATCTGTAAATGTAATGGGGAAAGAAGTTTCTGCATTAAATGATGGAGAGCTTAGAGTATTCAGAAAAGAATTAGGCATGATTTTTCAAAATTTTAATTTATTGCAGAGAAAAAATGTTTTCGATAATGTAGCACTTCCTCTTGAAGTTTGGGGTTATGATAAAAACACAATTAAAGAAAAGGTATCAGAATTACTTAAATTAGTTGGATTAGAAGACAAAATTCTTAGAAAGCCATCTCAATTAAGTGGTGGTCAGAAACAGAGGGTAGCAATAGCAAGAGCATTAGCATTAGATCCAAAGATACTGCTTTGCGATGAAGCAACATCAGCATTGGATCCAAAAACAACGAAGGATATTCTACAACTTCTTTTAAAGATAAATAAAGAACTTGGAATAACAATAATAATTGTTACACATCAGATGGAAGTTATTAAAGAAGTATGTGAAAGAGTTGCATTATTAGATGGAGGAGAAATAAAGGCTGAGGGAAAAGCAGAAGATTTATTCTTAAAACCAGGCAAATCATTAAAGAAATTCTTAGGTGAAGAAGATGAAGAAAATCTACCAGATACAGGAATAAATATAAAATTGTATTTCCCAAGTAATTCTTCAGAAAATGCACTTATAACAAGAATGTCACGAGAACTTGAGATAGACTTTTCAATAGTTTGGGGTAAATTAGAAAAGTTTAGGGACCAAGTATTAGGGGGATTAGTAATAAATATAAATGAAGAAGATAAAGAAAAGGTCTTAAAGTACCTTGAAGATAAAGATATTTTACTGGAGGTGCTTAGATAATGAATGAAATTATAGTTAAAGCGTTAATAGAAACATTAAAAATGGTTTTTGTATCAACTACATTCTCTGTTATTTTAGGATTTATACCAGCTATAATACTAACAGTAACAGCAAGGGATGGGCTTAAACCAAATAGAATAATATACAACATTTTAGATTTTATAGTTAATACATTAAGAAGTTTTCCTTTTGTAATATTAATGGTTATAGTAGTACCTTTAACAAAATTAATAGCAGGAAAGTCAATAGGAACTGAAGCTGCTATGGTACCACTTACAATTGCAGCAGCACCTTTTGTTGCTAGGATTATAGAATCTTCCTTAAGAGAAGTGGATAAAGGTGTTATAGAAGCTGCTAAGTCATTTGGAGCATCAAATATGCAGATTATTTTCAAAGTTATGCTTAAAGAAGCAATACCTTCAATAGTTTCAGGTATAACATTAACCATAATAAGTATTGTTGGATACTCAGCAATGGCAGGAGCTATTGGTGGAGGGGGACTTGGTGATGTTGCTATAAGATATGGATATCAAAGATTTCAAACAGATATGATGGTGGCAACTTGTATAATACTTATAGTTATAGTACAGGCACTACAAATTTTGGGGAATTATTTTTATAATAAATTATCTAAATAATATACAAGATACGATGGATAGACCTTTAGTATTTACAAAAAGGTTCATTCCCATCAATAAAATAAATCAGAGTAAGTTTATAAAGTAACTTGATATTAAAATTATTAAAAATAGTATAAATATATATGATAGCAGAGAACTAATAAATAGATTTAACTGCTAATCAAAAAGAAAGTGGGGATAAATAATGAAAAAGAAATCAATATTATCAGTAGTTTTAGCAGGAGTACTTGCAATTGGATTAATAGGATGTGGGGGAACTGGAAGTAACGGTTCAGGAGCAGATTCGAAAGATGATAAAGTAATAAAAATTGGTGTAACACCAAAGCCACATAAAGAAATTGTAGATGCAGCAGTTCCTTTATTAGAAAAGGAAGGCTATAAAGTAGAAATCACTGAATTTAATGATTATGTTCAGCCAAATACAGCAGTTGAAGAAGGATCTTTAGATGTAAATTTCTTTCAACACACACCATATTTAAATGAACAAGTACAATCTAGAGGATTACATTTAAAATCAGTTGCAGCGATTCATTTAGAACCAATGGGATTATATTCTAAGAAGATTACATCTTTAGATGAATTAAAGGATGGGTCTACAATAGCGGTTCCAAATGATCCATCAAATGAAGCTAGAGCATTAAAATTACTAGCAGCTAATGGATTAATAAAAATTAAAGATGGAGAATTAGTTACACCAGCAGATATAACAGAAAATCCAAAGAATTTACAATTTAGTGAGTTAGAAGCAGCAGCAGTTCCAAGAGCAGTGGATGATGTAGATGCAGCTGTAATTAATGGTAATTATGCTATTGAGGCAGGATTTGATCCAACAACAAATGCAATTGTCAAAGAAGATAAAGATTCTGAAGCAGCTAAGCCTTATGCTAATATTGTTGTTGTAAAAGAAGGAAATGAAAATCTTGAAAAAATTCAAGCTTTAATAAAAGCATTAACTTCTGATGAAGTTAGAGATTTTATTAATAAAGAATATAATGGGGCAGTTATTCCAGTATTCTAATATTAACAATTTAGACATATATTGAAATTCTACAAATATTAAATAGGAGATATCTAGTTATAAAGTTGCTAGATATCTCCTATTTTGGTTAATTGTCAATTGAAATATGTGTGGTATACTTTATATAATAAAAACTTTATAAGGATTAATATTATCTAATTTTTTATTGTTTAAGATTAGTATTAAAGAAAAAGGGGAAGGTTAAAAATGAAAATATCAGAAGTGAAGGTGAAGCTTTTAGGGAGTGATGTTTTAAGTATAGTAAATGAATTTGTAAAAGTAGACGGATTGAATTTAAAAAATATTATTATAAATGATGGAATTGAAATTGAAGGTACTTTTAAAAAAGGATTCAGTGTGGATTTTTCAGTAAAAGCAGAAATACTTGGTTGTGAAAATAACAAAATTAAAGCTAGACTCTCAAAAGTAAAGCTTTTTAATTTTGGAATTTTTAGATTGATAAGAAGCTTTGTATTGAAAAAACTATCTAAAGAATTCGAGGAATTTGGTATTGCTAGTAATAAAGATATTGCTATTATTGATATAAAAAAGATACTTAAGGATATTCCATATGTTGATTTAAATATTAATGAAATATATACAAAGAGTTCAGAAGTTTGGGTAGAAGCAGATAATATAGAGGTATCTATTGCAGGAAGCCTTATTAAGGAAAAAATTTCTGAAACAATTAATGAAAATAAACAAGAAGAAGAGATATATGAATTAGAAAATATTAATAAAATTAAAGATAATTATTCTGCAGGTAGAAATATTTTAGCACAAAAGCTTCCAGATAATATTAAAGAATACAAAGATTATTTATTTATATTACCTGATTTGGTTTCGCTTATTTATCGATTGCTAAAAGATAAGAGAGTTCCTATAAAAACAAAATTAGTAATGTCAGCAGCAGTAGCATATGTAATGTTCCCATCAGATTTAATTCCTAATAATATTCCATTTATAGGGGTTATAGATGATATTGGTGTAATATTTTTTGCTTTAAATAGGGTGGTAAGTGATGTGCCATTGAGTTTAATAGTTGAAAATTGGGAAGGAAGCAATGATATAATAATTGTAATGAAAAATGGACTAGAATATTTAACTAACTTTACAGCTGCTACAAATGTAGAAAAATTATATGAATTTGTAGAGGAATTGTCTACATTATAATAAATAGAAAAACTTTATATTAATGAAAGGATTTATAATATGGCTAAAAAAGTATATGCAATACAATATGGTTTTGACTCAAAAAACAATCAAAAAATTGAGAATAAAATAGTAGGAACATGGGCGGAATGTTTATCATATGTAAAAGGGGTAAAAGGAGCAAAATATAAAAGCTTTGAAAATATGTCAGATGCTGAGGGATATTTAAATGAAGGAAATAGGATGTTAAAAAAAGTAGATAATAATTATCCTAAAGATTGCCTTCATGCATATGTAGA
This genomic interval carries:
- a CDS encoding MetQ/NlpA family ABC transporter substrate-binding protein; the protein is MKKKSILSVVLAGVLAIGLIGCGGTGSNGSGADSKDDKVIKIGVTPKPHKEIVDAAVPLLEKEGYKVEITEFNDYVQPNTAVEEGSLDVNFFQHTPYLNEQVQSRGLHLKSVAAIHLEPMGLYSKKITSLDELKDGSTIAVPNDPSNEARALKLLAANGLIKIKDGELVTPADITENPKNLQFSELEAAAVPRAVDDVDAAVINGNYAIEAGFDPTTNAIVKEDKDSEAAKPYANIVVVKEGNENLEKIQALIKALTSDEVRDFINKEYNGAVIPVF
- a CDS encoding YkvA family protein is translated as MKISEVKVKLLGSDVLSIVNEFVKVDGLNLKNIIINDGIEIEGTFKKGFSVDFSVKAEILGCENNKIKARLSKVKLFNFGIFRLIRSFVLKKLSKEFEEFGIASNKDIAIIDIKKILKDIPYVDLNINEIYTKSSEVWVEADNIEVSIAGSLIKEKISETINENKQEEEIYELENINKIKDNYSAGRNILAQKLPDNIKEYKDYLFILPDLVSLIYRLLKDKRVPIKTKLVMSAAVAYVMFPSDLIPNNIPFIGVIDDIGVIFFALNRVVSDVPLSLIVENWEGSNDIIIVMKNGLEYLTNFTAATNVEKLYEFVEELSTL
- a CDS encoding methionine ABC transporter permease, which gives rise to MNEIIVKALIETLKMVFVSTTFSVILGFIPAIILTVTARDGLKPNRIIYNILDFIVNTLRSFPFVILMVIVVPLTKLIAGKSIGTEAAMVPLTIAAAPFVARIIESSLREVDKGVIEAAKSFGASNMQIIFKVMLKEAIPSIVSGITLTIISIVGYSAMAGAIGGGGLGDVAIRYGYQRFQTDMMVATCIILIVIVQALQILGNYFYNKLSK
- a CDS encoding methionine ABC transporter ATP-binding protein; protein product: MSAYAEAAVEIKNVVKSFGNVQVIKDVSFTINQGEIYGIIGHSGAGKSTLLRCINGLESYNGGSVNVMGKEVSALNDGELRVFRKELGMIFQNFNLLQRKNVFDNVALPLEVWGYDKNTIKEKVSELLKLVGLEDKILRKPSQLSGGQKQRVAIARALALDPKILLCDEATSALDPKTTKDILQLLLKINKELGITIIIVTHQMEVIKEVCERVALLDGGEIKAEGKAEDLFLKPGKSLKKFLGEEDEENLPDTGINIKLYFPSNSSENALITRMSRELEIDFSIVWGKLEKFRDQVLGGLVININEEDKEKVLKYLEDKDILLEVLR
- the smpB gene encoding SsrA-binding protein SmpB, producing the protein MVRKKNQNSLAENRKARHDYFVEEAMEAGLVLVGTEVKSIRKGRVNLKDCYADIYNGEIYIKNMHISPYEQGNIFNVDPLRERKLLLHKDEIRRLDGLVSRDGYTLIPLSLYLKEGKVKVALGVCKGKKNYDKRDAMIEKAQKRDIDRAMKERSRY